A stretch of DNA from Paenibacillus sp.:
CGCCGCTCGCGCGCACGCCACCGGCCGCCGCCCGCGGCGACCGCCCAAAATCGGTGCTGTTCCGCGCGAACAGCCCAAAGTTTGTGCGGTCGCGCCGCCGCCTCCGCCGCTCGCGCGCCGGTCGCGCCGCCGCCTCCGCCGCCGAAACCCTGCGTCGGACAAGGCTTTCTCAATTTCCCTTTGTTTTCGGACGAACCGATGTGTATTATAGAAGAAAAAGAACAGCCGCCTTAATCGCCGTCATGTAACCGAATTCATGATGGGTGCGGCTGCGGTCAGGAGAGGTTGCTTCGTGGAATTTCGCGGACTGATGGGCGGCTTTTATCGCATCTCGGAATGGATCATGCGCTTATCGGTGACGAACGTACTTTGGATTTTGACGGCGTTTCCGGTATTCGTGCTCATGCTGCCGTTGTTTATGGCGGAGAGCGAGCAGCAAATTCAGCAAATCTTTTTCCTCATCGCGGTGCTTTCGCCGTTTACGCTCTTCCCTTCGACTTCGGCGATGTTCTCGCTGGCTCGCAAATGGGTGATGGGGGACGGGGACGTTCCGCTGCTGAAGACGTTTTTCCGCTCGTATAAGGAAAATTATTTGCAAAGCATGATCGGCGGCCTGCTGTTTATGGTGCTGCTCGCGGTGCTGTTTTTCAACTTCCGGTTCTACTCGGGGTTGGAAGGGTATGCCGGATTGCTCGCGTATTTGTTCATTGCGCTCTCAGTAATGACGCTGCTCGCCATGTTTAACTTCTTCTGCATCGTCGTTCACCTCCATATGAAGACGCTGCAGGTCGTGAAGAACGCGTTGCTGATTACGATCGGGCAGCCGGTCCGTTCGCTGTTGATCGGCATCTCGAGCTTCGCGGTGCTGTATATCAGCTTGACGCAATTTACGTTCCTGCTCCCGTTCTTCACGGGAAGCTTGATCGCCGTCGTGACGTTCTGGCATTTCCATAACGGATTCCGCAAAATCGTGACGAAGCAGGAAGAGCTGGAAGCGAAGCGAGCGGAAGAAGCCGAGGCGCAAAACAGCGCGGAGCCCGAAGCGGACACGTCCGAGGAACGTAAGTCT
This window harbors:
- a CDS encoding YesL family protein, which encodes MEFRGLMGGFYRISEWIMRLSVTNVLWILTAFPVFVLMLPLFMAESEQQIQQIFFLIAVLSPFTLFPSTSAMFSLARKWVMGDGDVPLLKTFFRSYKENYLQSMIGGLLFMVLLAVLFFNFRFYSGLEGYAGLLAYLFIALSVMTLLAMFNFFCIVVHLHMKTLQVVKNALLITIGQPVRSLLIGISSFAVLYISLTQFTFLLPFFTGSLIAVVTFWHFHNGFRKIVTKQEELEAKRAEEAEAQNSAEPEADTSEERKS